One Brassica napus cultivar Da-Ae chromosome C2, Da-Ae, whole genome shotgun sequence DNA window includes the following coding sequences:
- the LOC106378378 gene encoding uncharacterized protein LOC106378378: MKVGNGKSIHFWFDNWMGNDRLIDITGAMGTTYLGVRRHTMVSEAVALGDWIIQGKRSRRYHHLYESILAKEAPTSDKGDDVVLWKHGENDFKPEFSASATWEKIRLRRDKVGWSHVIWFTQAVPRYSFITWLAIRNMLSTGDRMRTWGLAQGCVLCGEPDETRDHLFFACPYSYTVWESLARNLLGRHINPDWEQTLASLQRMGGRKGMDAILAKLSFQTVVYHLWRERNGRCH, from the coding sequence ATGAAGGTTGGAAATGGTAAGAGTATACACTTCTGGTTCGATAATTGGATGGGAAACGACCGCTTGATTGATATTACTGGAGCAATGGGAACTACATACCTTGGGGTTCGGCGACACACTATGGTAAGTGAAGCAGTGGCTCTTGGGGATTGGATCATACAGGGAAAGAGAAGCCGACGGTATCACCATCTCTATGAGAGCATCTTAGCTAAAGAGGCGCCTACTAGCGATAAAGGGGATGATGTTGTATTGTGGAAGCATggagaaaatgattttaaaCCTGAATTCTCAGCTTCGGCTACATGGGAGAAAATCAGGCTGCGAAGGGATAAAGTCGGCTGGAGTCATGTGATTTGGTTTACACAGGCTGTGCCTAGATACTCATTCATTACTTGGCTCGCGATAAGAAACATGTTATCTACTGGTGATAGAATGAGAACTTGGGGTCTAGCGCAGGGGTGTGTGCTTTGTGGAGAACCAGATGAAACAAGAGATCACCTATTTTTTGCTTGCCCTTACTCATATACAGTTTGGGAATCACTGGCTAGAAATTTATTGGGCAGACACATCAATCCGGATTGGGAGCAGACACTTGCTTCTCTGCAGCGTATGGGGGGGCGCAAAGGTATGGATGCCATTTTGGCAAAGCTTTCGTTTCAGACTGTTGTTTATCACCTGTGGCGTGAGAGGAATGGCCGATGTCACTAA
- the LOC106418394 gene encoding uncharacterized protein LOC106418394 yields MDQKSSQCPFVAESIIQKCPFLRNINKPTSFSLSSLSFPVPVHEGSKGPIFEDGPGFDSAFKLFHGKDGIVPLSGHSSFRDDVEDETPRAAPQFNPLAGKVATISLSAFGPGGPFGFGPFSDKFKKQQKKPKKQESGDTSKHEAVGDEWLKTGNCPIAKSYRAASKVMPLVAKALQPPPGMKFRCPAPIVAARAALSKTPLVKSLRPQPLPEKMLAIALMGMAANVPLGVWREHTIKFSPSWFVAVHAAVPFIAMLRKSVLMPKAAMALTIGASILGQVIGSRAERYRLKALAANTVAETSTVTAGDGYNEVSDGSGFAKGHCGAGEGVKEVYYNANVGESAKSTGLCY; encoded by the exons ATGGATCAAAAATCATCCCAGTGTCCCTTCGTTGCCGAAAGCATCATCCAAAAGTGCCCTTTCCTCAGAAACATCAACAAGCCTACCAGCTTCTCCCTCTCCTCCTTGAGTTTCCCAGTTCCT GTGCACGAAGGTAGCAAAGGTCCGATTTTTGAGGATGGTCCGGGCTTTGATTCAGCTTTCAAGCTCTTCCATGGCAAAGACGGTATCGTGCCGTTATCTGGACATTCTAGTTTCAGAGATGATGTCGAAGATGAGACTCCTCGTGCTGCTCCGCAGTTCAATCCTCTTGCGGGGAAGGTAGCTACCATAAGCCTATCAGCTTTTGGTCCTGGAGGACCTTTTGGGTTTGGTCCTTTCTCTGACAAGTTCAAGAAACAACAGAAGAAACCCAAAAAACAAGAG TCTGGGGACACATCGAAACACGAGGCTGTTGGTGACGAATGGTTAAAAACAGGGAACTGTCCAATCGCTAAATCTTACAGAGCTGCAAGCAAAGTCATGCCTCTTGTTGCTAAAGCATTACAGCCACCGCCTGGTATGAAGTTTAGATGTCCAGCTCCTATAGTAGCCGCAAGAGCTGCGCTTTCCAAGACCCCTTTGGTTAAAAGCCTTCGCCCCCAGCCTTTACCTGAAAAGATGCTCGCAATCGCTCTCATGGGGATGGCTGCAAACGTGCCTCTCGGTGTTTGGAGAGAACACACCATAAAGTTTTCGCCTTCTTGGTTTGTGGCGGTCCATGCTGCTGTGCCTTTCATAGCTATGCTCAGGAAATCTGTGCTGATGCCTAAAGCAGCCATGGCTTTGACCATCGGAGCTTCGATCTTGGGACAGGTCATTGGGTCAAGAGCTGAACGTTACCGTCTCAAAGCGTTGGCTGCTAATACAGTTGCTGAAACATCCACTGTTACCGCGGGTGATGGATACAATGAGGTCTCTGATGGTTCAGGCTTTGCTAAAGGACATTGTGGTGCAGGGGAAGGAGTGAAGGAGGTTTATTACAATGCGAATGTTGGAGAATCTGCTAAATCAACTGGGCTCTGCTATTGA
- the LOC125581821 gene encoding uncharacterized protein LOC125581821 yields MILKPLHVELTILSRFVAMSEELPKRLFKEGEEPRVTQINNNCRIDYIIRKFQAWLPKELDVVKKDPVFHQIFKLHENGLGYSARVIHSFLCRELVTFLQHELWFVFARRPLRFSLQEFHAVTGFECDTHISLEEFEEWKYDGGFWSKVLRRKDGTITLFNLWTKDKEAVKKWRNADRIRLVYLAIILCVVLARDEKANIPLKYIAVVMDLDRVRRYPWGVAAYDLLCKSIAKNRSQLKEKTTSYVLDGFSYALQIWAMEAVPKIGKLCGKKLDKGFKDGPRCINWMGAAKVSYEEIIRLEEIITPKDDIYPYISWTGNYDVVKAQAFRRDDDVEDDRIKVLMEMIKKGHDFSEHVWETEENEVISLSLDDESAVNDEASVNVEAAESDDDFQTPKGSKNVGSRSKRGKKRLPDRGMEKRKHKVLASGAKQAPFNEDMKAFMTQLFEHNFSGMEQRIQKQMAETFEQMRTELKQSRKEASVEVELGEPSPTKPSTSQAPLRRSTRGVNKH; encoded by the exons ATGATATTGAAACCTTTACATGTTGAACTAACAATTTTGTCACGGTTTGTAGCTATGTCTGAGGAGCTACCGAAGAGGCTTTTTAAGGAGGGCGAGGAGCCCCGAGTTACTCAGATCAACAACAACTGCAGGATCGACTACATAATCCGAAAGTTCCAAGCGTGGCTGCCAAAGGAGTTGGATGTCGTGAAGAAAGACCCGGTTTTTCATCAGATTTTTAAGCTCCATGAGAATGGTCTTGGATACTCTGCCAGGGTGATACACAGCTTCTTGTGTAGGGAGCTGGTGACTTTCTTACAGCACGAGCTATGGTTTGTCTTTGCGAGGAGACCGCTTCGATTCTCATTGCAAGAGTTCCACGCCGTAACCGGGTTTGAATGCGATACTCATATCTCGCTTGAGGAGTTTGAAGAGTGGAAATATGATGGTGGTTTCTGGAGCAAGGTTTTGAGGAGAAAAGATGGAACAATTACACTCTTCAACCTGTGGACTAAGGACAAGGAAGCTGTAAAGAAGTGGAGGAATGCAGATCGCATACGTCTTGTCTACTTGGCGATCATTCTTTGTGTGGTATTGGCGAGAGATGAGAAGGCTAATATCCCCCTGAAGTACATCGCGGTGGTCATGGATCTTGACAGAGTTCGAAGGTATCCTTGGGGAGTTGCTGCTTATGACCTTCTCTGCAAATCAATAGCCAAAAATCGTTCCCAACTGAAGGAAAAGACCACTAGCTATGTCTTGGATGGCTTCTCATACGCCTTGcagatttgggcaatggaagcGGTACCAAAAATTGGGAAGCTTTGTGGAAAAAAGCtggataagggtttcaaggACGGTCCTAGATGCATAAACTGGATGGGAGCTGCGAAGGTGTCATATGAGGAGATCATTCGCTTGGAGGAGATTATTACACCCAAg GATGACATCTACCCATACATCTCATGGACAGGAAATTATGATGTTGTCAAAGCTCAGGCGTTTCGCAGAGATGATGATGTGGAGGATGATAGAATCAAGGTTCTGATGGAGATGATAAAGAAGGGGCATGATTTTAGTGAGCATGTTTGGGAaactgaagaaaatgaagtgatTTCTTTATCTCTCGATGACGAATCAGCTGTGAATGATGAAGCAAGCGTGAATGTTGAAGCAGCCGAGAGTGATGACGACTTTCAGACTCCGAAAGGATCAAAAAACGTTGGTTCTAGATCAAAGAGGGGTAAAAAGAGGCTTCCCGATCGTGGTATGGAGAAGAGAAAGCATAAGGTTCTCGCAAGTGGTGCAAAGCAAGCTCCTTTTAATGAAGACATGAAGGCTTTTATGACACAGTTGTTTGAGCACAACTTCTCTGGAATGGAACAAAGGATACAGAAACAGATGGCCGAGACATTTGAGCAGATGCGGACAGAGCTTAAACAATCACGTAAGGAAGCCAGCGTTGAAGTTGAGCTTGGAGAGCCTTCACCGACAAAGCCATCGACGAGCCAGGCACCGTTGAGGAGGTCCACACGCGGGGTAAACAAACACTag
- the LOC125582427 gene encoding uncharacterized protein LOC125582427: MVLIYVKSGEWMCSRGDDWSFVVDKERRGRMVTLATTTTLKQLKITVCEDYGVDHNAINAEFSYSLLNQKGNPPIIITNDRQASNFVGYAKRESSTTLCVMFSVSGVNQKERVNIDLNKEPCDSSNVEDEEVPEINRAEFVKPSKESFVKRTNHVAADGCGALRSENIELCQNNGDSDKDGRAWRGDFVKKDQIFTSKGVLKATMEILAMKNNFDYTVIKSTRKWWYIRCKDALCNWTVRAEGIDGSTYFMINQCDGRHSCAPSKKRKFGKTASARTIGTLIQHRFDDANDGPKPNDIIQFMRMEHSCEITYWHAWEAREFAIAAARGIPDRSYSKIPAYLHMIKEANPGTHTHYETNEKGRFMYLFMSFGQSVRGFYNAMRRVIVVDGTFLKNKYKGTLLVATAVDGNSNLYPIAFGVVDSENDDSWGWFFRQLKVVIADCQDLAFVSDRNASISKAIGTVYPRSAHGICIHHLLTNVVSFFKTKGLTALVEKASRAYRYTEFQERITEIFDMSPELGRYLREADVRKWARSLFPGSRYDIRTTNPAESINSVLRIPREYPVIPLLDSIRELLTRWFYERRLLSSKHVDPLTAKVERKIDRRIVKAKGFQVYKVDNFRSVVKGDIYDCHVDLERRTCTCGKYDIGKIPCRHAIPAIYSRGMEVHRFTDALYSTAAWRTAYADSINPIAVLESEWNVPAEVKLAKVLPPKTRKSAGRPVKRRYESVEDKIASSQGSRKNKKHKCSRCGTEGHKRGTCDLPI, from the exons ATGGTTCTAATCTATGTCAAATCGGGTGAATGGATGTGTAGTCGCGGTGATGACTGGAGTTTCGTGGTAGACAAAGAAAGGCGTGGTCGAATGGTAACATTAGCAACTACTACTACGTTGAAGCAGCTCAAGATAACGGTGTGTGAGGATTATGGGGTGGACCATAATGCCATTAATGCCGAGTTCAGTTATTCGTTGTTGAATCAAAAAGGGAATCCTCCAATTATTATCACCAATGATCGGCAAGCATCTAATTTTGTGGGCTATGCAAAGAGGGAATCGTCTACTACCTTGTGTGTGATGTTCTCTGTTTCTGGTGTAAATCAAAAGGAACGAGTCAATATCGATTTGAATAAGGAGCCTTGTGATTCAAGTaatgttgaggatgaagaagttccTGAGATAAATCGAGCAGAGTTTGTCAAGCCGTCAAAGGAGTCTTTTGTTAAAAGAACGAATCATGTCGCTGCGGATGGTTGCGGTGCTTTAAGGAGTGAAAACATTGAACTTTGTCAAAACAATGGAGACAGTGATAAGGATGGTCGAGCTTGGAGAGGAGACTTCGTGAAGAAGGATCAAATTTTCACAAGTAAAGGGGTTCTGAAGGCAACAATGGAAATTTTGGCGATGAAGAATAATTTCGATTACACTGTTATCAAATCCACGAGAAAATGGTGGTATATTCGATGTAAGGATGCATTGTGCAACTGGACTGTGCGTGCAGAAGGAATAGATGGGTCTACATATTTCATGATCAACCAATGTGATGGAAGACATTCATGTGCTCCTTCAAAGAAAAGGAAATTCGGAAAAACAGCATCTGCAAGAACAATTGGGACTCTGATACAACATCGATTTGATGATGCAAACGATGGCCCAAAACCGAATGACATCATTCAATTTATGAGAATGGAGCATAGTTGTGAGATTACTTATTGGCACGCTTGGGAAGCTCGTGAGTTTGCTATTGCAGCTGCTAGAGGTATACCAGATCGCAGTTACTCTAAAATACCAGCATATTTGCATATGATTAAAGAAGCAAATCCTGGTACGCATACTCACTACGAAACTAATGAGAAGGGAAGATTCATGTATCTATTTATGTCATTTGGGCAATCAGTTAGAGGATTCTACAATGCAATGCGAAGGGTGATTGTCGTTGACGGaacttttctgaaaaataaatacaaagggACACTTCTTGTTGCTACTGCTGTAGATGGTAACTCTAATTTGTATCCGATTGCATTTGGGGTTGTTGATTCAGAGAATGACGATTCATGGGGGTGGTTCTTCAGACAGTTGAAAGTGGTTATTGCTGATTGTCAAGATCTAGCTTTTGTCTCAGATAGAAATGCGTCTATTTCTAAAGCTATTGGGACTGTCTACCCTCGATCAGCACATGGAATTTGCATTCATCACTTATTGACCAATGTGGTCTCATTTTTCAAGACAAAAGGATTGACTGCGTTGGTGGAAAAGGCTTCACGGGCATATAGGTACACTGAATTTCAAGAACGTATCACCGAAATTTTTGATATGAGTCCTGAGCTTGGAAGATATCTACGGGAGGCTGATGTGCGCAAATGGGCTCGTTCTCTCTTCCCTGGCTCCAGGTATGACATTAGGACCACGAACCCTGCAGAGTCTATAAATTCAGTTCTTAGAATACCTAGAGAATATCCGGTTATTCCTTTGCTTGATAGTATAAGAGAACTGTTGACTCGATGGTTCTATGAGCGTCGCTTGTTAAGCTCAAAGCATGTAGATCCTTTAACCGCTaaggtggagagaaagattgaTAGGAGAATTGTGAAGGCAAAAGGATTCCAGGTTTACAAGGTTGACAACTTCAGATCGGTTGTAAAAGGAGACATATATGATTGTCATGTTGATTTGGAAAGAAGAACATGCACATGTGGTAAGTATGATATAGGAAAAATTCCTTGCCGACACGCCATTCCTGCAATTTATTCACGAG GTATGGAAGTGCACAGATTCACTGACGCCTTATACAGCACTGCAGCGTGGAGAACCGCCTATGCAGATTCCATTAATCCAATAGCAGTTCTAGAGTCTGAATGGAATGTCCCTGCTGAGGTTAAACTTGCAAAGGTTTTACCACCAAAGACAAGAAAGAGTGCTGGTCGACCAGTAAAGAGAAGGtatgaatcagtagaagacaagaTCGCATCTTCTCAAGGATCAAGGAAGAATAAAAAGCATAAGTGCAGCCGTTGTGGAACTGAAGGACACAAGAGAGGAACATGCGATTTACCCATCTAG
- the LOC125582426 gene encoding uncharacterized protein LOC125582426, with the protein MDHLFWRVSPPMEDHQFAWILWYIWKGMNNKVFNNMDMDPRDTLKLAETESTLWADAHGLTETRIGSHAEVTTLPSIPGRWCFTDGSWKENEVFSGQGWLSTLEGFDGLLGARNVRACLSPLHAEIEALLWAIECMKNLRQFQVTFATNDLLHVVSPDLAPN; encoded by the coding sequence atggatcatctcttcTGGAGAGTCTCTCCACCGATGGAGGAccatcaatttgcatggatactttggtatatttggaaaggaatGAACAATAAAGTGTTCAATAATATGGACATGGATCCAAGAGACACGctcaaattggcagaaacagagtcaacactttgggctgatGCACATGGATTGACCGAGACCAGGATAGGGTCCCATGCTGAGGTTACGACTCTCCCATCAATTCCGGggagatggtgttttacagatggttCTTGGAAGGAGAATGAAGTTTTCTCTGGGCAAGGTTGGCTAAGTACTTTAGAAGGCTTTGATGGGTTGTTAGGAGCAAGGAATGTCCGAGCTTGTCTATCCCCTCTACATGCGGAGATAGAAGCACTACTTTGGGCAATAGAATGTATGAAAAATTTACGCCAGTTTCAGGTTACATTTGCAACGAATGACTTATTGCATGTGGTTTCCCCAGATCTAGCGCCGAATTAG